GCCGGTCTTGCGCGCTCCGTTGGTCAGCACCACCATCGAATCCCTCAACCATGTGGTGCACGAGGGGTTGGGCATTGCCTGCCTGCCGGATTACATGGTCAACAGGGCCGTGGGGAGGGGCGCCTGCAACGGGTATTGGATGATTACCTGGAGCACCGTGGCAGTTTCTGGATGTTGTGGCCATCAAGCCGCCATGCCTCGGCCAAATTGCGCGTGTTTATTGATCATATGTGTGCAGGGCTTTTTCCTGCAGGCACCGTCGCGTAGGCCTGTGACGTTTTACCGACAGGAATGCGCGCGCCAAGGCCTCGTTCTGTTGCACAATACCGCCCGGACCGTTTTCCTCAGGATTTTCAATGTCGACATCATTTCACTTGCGTAGCCTCGGGCTGGCGCTGGTGCTGGCGGGCGCCGCGGGCTGCTCGTCACCCAAGACCGCTATTTATGAACATGAGAATTTCGACGACTCCGGCACGTTTTCGCGCGATTACCCGGTCAGTGATGTGGCAGCGTGTGAAGCCGCGCGCCGCGCCTTGCTGAGCCAGGGCTACATCATTACCAGCAGCGACCCGAAGCTGGTGGTGGGTAACAAGAGTTTCCAGCAGACCGGCGAGACCCATCTGCAGATCAGCTTCAACGTGGTGTGTGCCGATGATGGCAAAGGCACCAACCATTCGACGATGTTCGCCAACGCCTTGCAGGACCGCTATGCGCTGAAGAAGGTCAACAACTCGGCGAGCCTGGGCGTGGGCGTGTTGGGGTCGGTATCGATGCCGATTGGCTCCACGGATGACTCGATGGTGAAGGTGGCCAGCGAAACCGTGTCCGCACCGAAGTTCTACGAGCGTTACTTTGCGCTGGTGGACGTGTTCTTGCCGCAAGAGGTGAAGAAGGCCGAGCACATTGCCGAGAAGCCAAAGGCTGACTTGGGCGTGCCGGAGCCAAAAGTCGCACCGGCTGCCGAGAAGGTCGAGGCGCCGAAGGCAGAGCCCGCAGCGTCGGAGCCGGTCGCACCGCCTGTCGAGCCTGCGCCGATTGCGCCGCATGAAGAGCCGGCCGCCGCGCCCGCGACGACCAACCCAGAACTGCCAGCGCCGACAGAAGCGATTCCACCGCTGCCGACGCCCGCGCAGTAAATCAGACCGCTACGGGGTCGGCCTTGTCGACGTTGATCCCGTAGCGCCTGATCGCCTCACTGACTTTATCGCGGCCGATCACGCCGTCATCCGCCAACGCCTTCAAGGCCGCCAGTGCGATGAAGTAGCGATCTACCTCAAAGAACGCCCGCAAGGTTTCCCGCGTATCCGATTGCCCGAAGCCATCGGTACCCAGCGCGACAAAGCGTCGGCCCGGTACAAATGGGCGGATCTGGTCGGCGAATAGCTTCATGTAATCCGTGGCGATCACCAGCGGTCCAGCTTCGTTGGCCAAACATTGTTCCACATAACTCACACGCGGCTCGCTTTCCGGGTGCAGCAGGTTCCAGCGTTCTACGGCATGCCCTTCACGGCGTAACTCGGTGAGGCTGGTCGCGCTCCACACGGCACTGCGCACGGCGAAATCCTTTTCCAGCAACTCAGCGGCGGCGATCACCTCCCGCAGGATCGAACCGCTGCCCATCAGTTGCACCTGTGGTTGTTCGCTTGCGCTCAGTCGGTATATGCCCTTGAGAATCCCATCCTCGACACCTTCGGGCATGGCCGGGTGTGGGTAGTTTTCGTTGAGCAGGGTGATGTAGTAGTAGATGTCCTCCTGTTCGACATACATGCGCCGCATGCCCTCGCGAATAATCACTGCAAGCTCGTAGGCAAAGGTCGGGTCGTAGGACACGCAGCACGGGATCACCGACGACAGAATGTGGCTATGGCCGTCGTCATGCTGCAAGCCTTCGCCCATCAGCGTGGTACGTCCCGCCGTGGCCCCCAGCAGGAAGCCGCGTGCGCGTGCGTCGCCCGCCGCCCAAGCCAGGTCGCCTACGCGCTGGAAGCCGAACATCGAGTAAAAGATGTAGAACGGCACCGTCATCAGGCCATGGTTGCTGTAGGACGTGCTCGCCGCAATCCATGAGGAAATGGCACCGGATTCGTTCAGGCCTTCCTGCATGATCTGTCCGTCTTTGCTCTCCTTGTAGTAGCTCAATTGCCCGGCGTCCTGTGGGGTATAGAGCTGGCCGACGGCGGAGTGTATGCCGATCTGACGGAACAGGCTTTCCATCCCAAAGGTGCGCGATTCGTCTGGCACGATAGGCACGATCAGTTTGCCCAGGTGCGGGTCCTTGAGCAGGGTGCCGAGGATGCGCACAAAAGCCATGGTGGTGGAGATCGCGCGGTCGCCGGTGTCCTTGAGCTGGTGGCGAATGCGCTCAGCTCGGGGATCTGCAGCGACTGGACGGCACTGTGGCGCGCGGGTACATAACCGCCCAAGGCTTGGCGGCGCGCAGCAAAGTAGCGGGCTTCCTCGCTGTCGGCGGCGGGCTTGATGTACGGGATGTCGGCGAGCTGCTCATCCGCCACTTCCAAGTCGAAACGGTCGCGGAAGGCTTTCACCGCGTCGGCACCCATCTTTTTCAGTTGGTGATTGATGTTTTGGCCTTCGCCGGCTTCGCCCATGCCGAAACCCTTGACGGTCTTTGCCAGGATCACCGTCGGTTGGCCGGTGTGGCGCACAGCGGCAGCGTAGGCGTTGTAGACCTTGTCGGGGTCATGCCCGCCCCGTGAGAGTTTCCAGATGTCGTCGTCGGACATATCCGCAACCAGCGCAAGCAACTCCGGGTATTTACCGAAGAAGTGTTCGCGCACGTAGGCGCCGTTCTGGGATTTGTAATTTTGATAGTCGCCGTCCACGCACTCCATCATGCGCTGGCGCAATAGGCCGCTCCTGTCCCTTTCCAGCAGGGCATCCCAACCACCGCCCCAGATCACCTTGATCACGTTCCAGCCAGCAGCGCGGTACAGGCTTTCGAACTCTTGGATCACCTTGGCATTGCCGCGCACCGGGCCGTCCAGGCGTTGCAGGTTGCAGTTGACCACGAAGATCAGGTTGTCGAGTTTCTCGCGCCCGGCCAGGGAGATGGCGGCCAGGGATTCCGGCTGGTCCATTTCGCCATCACCGAGGAAGGCCCACACTTTGCGGCCCTGGTGTTGCTTGAGGTCACGAAATTCCAGGTAACGCATGAAGCAAGCCTGTGGGTGCGGGTTGCCAGAAGAGGAAAATGCCTTCGCCACCGGCTTCGCGGCGGAAGTTATCCAACTGCGCTTCGCTGATGCGGCCTTCCAGGTAGGCGCGCCCGTAGATGCCTGGGGAGGAGTGGCCCTGGATGTACACCAGGTCGCCGTCGAAGCTGTCGGTACGCCCACGGAAGAAATGGTCGAAACCTACGTCATACAGCACGGCGGCTGACGCATAGGTCGCGATGTGCCCACCCACACCTGAGTGTTTGCCTGCACGCAGTACCATCGCCATGGCGTTCCAGCGGATGTAGGCATTGGTGCGGCGTTCTATGGCCAGGTTGCCGGGGTAGGGCAGTTGGCGGTCCACCGGGATGGTGTTGACGTAGGGGTGGTGACCCGCCCGTAGAAGTCGCCATGCCGCGCCACGTCGAAATCCAGCAACTGATCGATCAGGTAATGAGCGCGCGGGCGGCCTTCGGTGGACAGCACCGATTCGATGGACTCCAACCACTCGCGGGTTTCCTGTGGATCGTCGTCGCGTCTGACTGCGTTATTCGGGGTCATGTGAGGCTCCAGGGTAGGCGGGTTTCAAGTGGCGGGCTCCTTGTGGGAGTGCCGTCAAAGTAATTGCAATTGCAACTACATGATCGAATCTAGCGCGGGATGAGCTACTATTGCAACCTTCTTGAAATTCCCCGGATGGTGTTGCATGTCGTCGAAAGAGCCTGATGTATGGTTCCGTTTTGTCAGGGCCCACAGGACGGTCATCCGTGAAATCGAACGGCGCCTGGCCGATGCCGGCTTGCCGCCCTATGCCTGGTATGACGCGTTGTGGGGCCTGGAAAGCGGCCCCGACGGCACCCGCCGCATGCACGAACTGGCCGATGTACTGGCTATCGAGCGCTACAACCTGACACGCTTGGTCGACCGCCTGGAAAAGGACGGCCTGGTGGTACGTTCGCGTTCCGACGGCGACGGCCGTGCGGCGTTTGCCACCATCACGGATACCGGGCGGGTGTTACGTAAAGAGATGTGGAAGATCTACGAGAGCACAGTGGATGAGTTGTTCCTGTCGCAAATCGAGCCAGAGCAGCGCCAAGGCTTTGCCGATGTGTTGGAGCGAGCGGCGGGGATGGCGGTGGAGGCGGGTGTGCAGACCCGTGGCCGTCGCAAAACCTAACGAACAACCGAAAACCCTTGTGGGAGCAGGCAAGCCAGCTCCCACAGCTAATTGCATTCCAGTGCATAACGATTCATCGCTATCTCGACCTGTCGCCAATCCAGGCGCTCTTCCTCCACCAGCGCCCTTAGCGCCGACACCACAACCCAATACCGGCTCGGCGCATGTCCCAGCGCGACAAACCTTGCGTCGACGTACCCCGCCAGTTGATCGACGATCGGCTGCGGATAACCGGTGACGGCAATCACGGGCGCCTCGCTTCCCATAAGGCATTCGCGCAAGTGGCAGCTACGCTTGGTGGCCGTGGGATGCAGGCGATTCCAACGCTCAGCGACGGCTGCCTCGCGCGCTAATCGGGTGTAGCTGGGGCAGCTCCACACTTGCGAAGTCACTCCCCAATCCTGCTCCAGCAATTGCGCTGCCTGGATGACCTCCTCAAGGGCCTGCCCCGCGCCGAGCAATCGTACATCACCATTTGGTCGGCGCTGGATGGGGTACATACCCTGGAGTGCCGCCTCACGGTCCCTTTCATCCAATGGCATTGCGCGCTCGTGATCATGCAGCGCCAGGTAGTAAAACCCCGGCTGGCCCTCGACATACAAGTTGCGCAACCCGGCCAGCACAATCGCTCGGGCTTCTTCGCCGCAGGATGGGTCGTACGGTGTGCAGCGTGGATGTGTGGTCAGCCAGAGAGGCAAGGACGGCTGTGCGCCCTTGGGCCACGGGGAGGGTGGTTCTCGATGTCGTTGCACAAAATGCCGCGCTGCGCCGTGGCCTCCGACAGGGCACACAACTGCGCCGACGATGCCGCGCTGTGCAGGTACAGCATTGGCTTTTCCGAGGTATTGCGTGCAAACCAGGTGGGCCAACTGCCCGGGCGCCGAGAGCGTGTCTGGCCCCGAATCACCCACGCCTGACGGCAGAGTTCCAGCGTATTGGCCATGGTCATCACGGTGTACAACGGCGAATGGCAGGATTGGCCGGCAGTGCCCAGAGCGTCGAGGCAGAGTTGTGCCGCGTGGGCGGTAGAGGCGGGCATGGGTTGAGTCCCCTGATGGCGAAGGCCCATACCCTACTGGAGAAATGTATTTGATTGCAATTGCAATGATTGCAATAGTTGGTGAAAACCCAGGTGCTAAATTCCTGCAACGCTGCTACGTTTAATCCTGAAGCGCAGGAACGTCATGGCGTCGACATTTTTTTGTGATGACGGCACTTTAAGCTGGTGATGCAGGTCACTTATCTGCAGCCGCTTTTAATTCAAGAAGGAGTCCAGCATGGACGATTACCAGGAAGAACTGCTCGAGTACCACGCGATTGAGCTGGACCCGCTGGAACCGGCAGACGACGCAACCGAGCTGTAAGACCGACTTCAGGCGGAATGCCGCTGACTGCGGCGAAATTCCCCTGGGGTCTGGTTGTTCCACCGCCTGAACGCCCGTTGAAACGCTTGGGCTGAGGCAAAACCGAGCAGGTAGGCTATTTCGCCGAATGCCAGTTCCGTATCGCGAATGTAGGTCATGGCCAGGTCGCGGCGGGTATCGTTGAGAATCGCGCGGAACTGAGTGCCTTCTTCGGCCAGTTTGCGGCGCAGTGTCCAGGTAGGCAGCTTCAAGCGTGCCGCCACTTCTTCCAGGTCGGGTTCCCGGCCACCATTGAGCATCGGCCCGAGCAACCGGGTGATGCGCTCGCGCAGGCTGCGGGTGCGCGTCAACTGCTCAATTCCCGTTCACACAGCTGCAACAACAGGTGCCAGGTACTGGGACAATGCTGTGGGTTGCGCAATGCCAGGGTGTGCTGGTTCAGACGCAGTTGATTGGACTCGGCGCCGAACAGTAGGTGACTGTCCCCCAACACGCTGTACTGCTCGCTGTAGTCGGGTGCTTCGAACTCGATTTCGATGCGTTGCGCCTGCACCGGTTGCTGTACCAACGCCGACAACTGAAACAGCCAACCGGCAATGATCGAGTCCACCACAAAGCGGTTGTAGGCGTTATACGGGCTGATGGAATAGAACTGCAGCCAGGCGCCTTCGGCATCTTCATGAAAGCTCGATTGCCCGCGATAATTGGAGCCGTACAGCGCTTCGAAGCGAGTGAGGGCGCGCGCGGCCTCGCGGACATTGGGCGCTTGGGCCGCCGTCACGCCCGCAAGGCCCGCCTGGCTCAAACGGCTGAGCTGGCCCATGCGCAGGCCCAGGCCGGGGTTGCCGGTGAGTTGGATGGCTGCATGGCCCAGGCGCATGTAG
The Pseudomonas poae DNA segment above includes these coding regions:
- a CDS encoding MarR family transcriptional regulator; its protein translation is MSSKEPDVWFRFVRAHRTVIREIERRLADAGLPPYAWYDALWGLESGPDGTRRMHELADVLAIERYNLTRLVDRLEKDGLVVRSRSDGDGRAAFATITDTGRVLRKEMWKIYESTVDELFLSQIEPEQRQGFADVLERAAGMAVEAGVQTRGRRKT
- a CDS encoding DUF2242 domain-containing protein: MSTSFHLRSLGLALVLAGAAGCSSPKTAIYEHENFDDSGTFSRDYPVSDVAACEAARRALLSQGYIITSSDPKLVVGNKSFQQTGETHLQISFNVVCADDGKGTNHSTMFANALQDRYALKKVNNSASLGVGVLGSVSMPIGSTDDSMVKVASETVSAPKFYERYFALVDVFLPQEVKKAEHIAEKPKADLGVPEPKVAPAAEKVEAPKAEPAASEPVAPPVEPAPIAPHEEPAAAPATTNPELPAPTEAIPPLPTPAQ